Proteins encoded by one window of Melospiza melodia melodia isolate bMelMel2 chromosome 9, bMelMel2.pri, whole genome shotgun sequence:
- the LOC134422105 gene encoding DPY30 domain-containing protein 1-like isoform X3 encodes MESQYLKQCLGDCLKKGLAEVVEHRPADPIEYLAHWIYKYRRNLDEEEKRILERAELEEERVAAQAELERLKIEEEQQKLEEQRQAELEKELAELEAQKKEAERQLQQAIAEVTDEPEEPDESEPGQTDLPTVIEEEEEEEEEEGEEES; translated from the exons ATGGAGTCTCAGTATCTGAAGCAATGCCTGGGAGATTGCTTGAAGAAAGGACTGGCAGAGGTTGTAGAGCATCGGCCAGCAGATCCAATAGAGTATCTTGCACACTGGATTTACAAATACAGAAGAAACTTAGATGAAGAAGAAAAG AGAATactggagagagctgagctggaaGAAGAACGGGTGGCAGCCCAAGCAGAACTTGAAAGGTTAAAAATCGAGGAAGAGCAGCAGAAACTGGAGGAGCAACGGCAG GCTGAGTTGGAGAAAGAACTTGCAGAGTTGGAAGCACAGAAAAAGGAAGCTGAAAGGCAGTTGCAGCAG GCAATAGCTGAAGTTACAGATGAACCTGAGGAGCCAGATGAGAGTGAACCT GGTCAAACAGACCTCCCAACAGtaatagaagaagaagaagaagaggaagaagaagaaggagaagaagaaagttAG